The window CTGAACCCCCCAGTGCTCCATATGGCCTTTGCCATCTGGAACCGGCTTTGCCATAGCTGAAAGTTGAAAGTACAGCAACAAATAATAGTTCATAATTTGTGAGTACAGCTTAAGTAATGTGTCTTTTGTGGTTCATTTTCATATCATTCATGCAATTTGGGATTTTTTATGTATGATTCATTGAACAGGCACCCCTTACCGAGGAGTTGTTGTTTAGGGCATGCATGATACCTATGCTACTGTGTGGAGGATTTAAGCCATATGGTGTCATACTTCTTTGCCCTATTTTCTTCAGCCTGGGTAAGTTCTCAGATGTCAGTTCTACAAAAATGGATTTGGTTTGTAGCTATGTTATAGAGTTGAATTTTGTGTTTATATACAAATGCTAATCTCATGGCACTTAATAATTAAGCATGTTTAACAGTTTATGAGAAGTCATAAAGCATTCATTAGTGTAAGTTAGGTTTTATATCATTGACATTAGGCCATGTTTGTTCTCAAGTTCATCATGATTTTTGTGTTCTACTTTAGGGATCAATATTTATTTCGCAAGtattatttgattaaaattaaaataagtacCTGGGTTTTCATTTCAGTCATCTGAATGAATACTAACTGCTAATTTTAAGGGTACGTGTAGCACAGCCCATGCACTTGCACCCAGATTTGCTAGTCCATAAAACATTCAATAACTTCCATCTAGATGTAAAGTGAAGAAagtaattagtaaaataaaactatTGTCCTTTTCAACCATATTGCTTAACGAGAAGTTTATATTGTCTTATTCAACTAAATGGTTAAGGAGAAGTTTAGCTGCATGATTGGTCAAACTCACAAGAATTATTGTCCTTTACAAATGCAGTGCCTAATTGGAAGTTTTACTGCATCATTGGTTTGCAGCACATTTAAATCATTTCATGGAGATTTATGCCAAGCAAAACAACAGAATAAAAAAGGTTGTTATGGTTATAGGTACGCCCAATGTGTACTTTATTTATCAGGTTCCTCAATTTTGTTATCTAAATCCCCCTATTCGAATTGTTTTCTCTTATCTTGAGATTTTTGCTCATTTCTAGGATATAAGTGCTTCCGTCGTCATCTCTTCTCGCAAGCAggtccttttccctttctcttcctctttgccTCCAATTAATTATATTCATTACTCAATTTCCTTGTTTCTACAGCAAAATGTTGAAGAAGCTGCAGAGAAACTTAGGGCTAAAGGAATTGAAGTTTTGACCCTTGTTTGCCATGTCTCCAACAATCAACAGAGAaaggatttgattcaaaaaacCGCACAGGTCACCCTTTTCTATTCATTTTTATCGAATGCATTATCCtttattaaaatttgtttgaATGCTGTTGAATATGCTGTTAAACATTACATAAGTGTGGAAATATAGATGTGATTGTGTCAAACGCAGCTGCAAATCCTTCTGTTGACCCTATTTTGCAAACCAAAGACTCTGTTCTTGACAAGCTTCACTTGCCCTGCAAAGTGTTCCTTGAACATCTAACAAAACTGCATATATCTTCTTGTTTTTAAGTCTTATAATTATTCGTAATATGCTGCATAGGCCTTGGCTGCTGAGATGGCCCTAAACACTCGTGTAAACTGTATTGCTCCCGGTTTTGTGCTAACTAATTTTGCCTCGTTTATTACCAGTTATCAATCATTATCTGAATACTGTTATCATGATTAAGTTGGAAAATACATAGTACAAATATCGTTGTGTTGGAGCTGATAGTTACACATCTATTACGGATAACAGAATCTAAGTAACAGAATTGAAAAGCCTGTGACTAACGGATTTGACTGTCACAACAGAATTGACAGATTTAGTTATAATCAAGATATTTAGTTGTATGTTTTGGTTATATTCTTTTGGCTAAGCACTAGTGATTTATGGTCACTGTAGAAAATTCAGAGTTTATTTGAGGAGCAACAATCTCATACAGCAGAATCTACAGATTGAAGTTTGTGAAAAGTTCATGTAACCTACTTTCCAGGTAATGATACACTTTAAGGTGTTTGTTATAAAtaaagaaggtatcatattatatCTTAAATATATCATAGAATATCAAAGCATATCTGtcaaaatttttctaaacattttggataaaactgaatggataaaattataattagtgttatatcttgtttctaattttttgtttcggtttttcttatctacaggagtgctgaaatggtgaccacatgctaccttgagggctcaagaatattttgattcatagaaAGACTAATCTATATtagaacttttaacttttggttgaacttaTGCAAGGcatataacttgtagaactaatcaatgtactcactaatgttattttgttttaaaacaactTTAGCGAAATGAGGCATCTTTGAATTATGTATCTTTTTGCATATTATATGAATGTAGACTTGTTTATTAGaatagttaatatattagttaatttaaaaaataatttagtaaattatgcatgcaatttgtattgaaaaaaattgttacaaaataattaatttgcttttgtaactaaagaaaaagacgttacaaaatcaagtaacattttgtaacaaattttatgatacgaaaaaATAGATTGTTACCAAAAAtaccttgaagatcaaaatttgttaccacttttgtaacagcttccggttttttgtatcagaaaaattcATTACAAAATAccactttgaattgtaacagtttcattttttgttacaaaaactttttgtaacgggacttactgcaatggccgctttttttgttacaaaaaccatttgtttcaaaaatttcGTTTTTCTGTAAcaatttattttgttacaaatattgttttttcttgtagtgttttttgaaaaccgccgtaataaccagaatggcacCCAGAATTACGTTGCTTTCTAAAACCGCCGTTcttggtaataatggcggttcaaaccgccgtaattacctaaaaaaaccgccgttttaaccagaATTTTTTGTAGTGAGGGCAGTGCAATAGCAATGGCAAGGCAGGGCAGCGGCGGCAGCAGGACAGGAGGCGGCGGCAGGGGAAGAGGTGAGggatttagagagagagagagaaaatgaaaTTTCGAAATAAAGGGAAAGAGGTTCGTAGTTAGGGAAcgattaccgtcagatttactgGCAGATTAATCCGATGATAACGTGCTTTGTGCAACCAAAACGCAGCATTTCACTAAACTATGTTCAACGTCAGATTTACTCgccggtaaatccgacggtagATAGCGcgccaaaatttatttttctctctccgaATATTACCATCGATGTTACTGTTGGAACATAAATTCTGGCAATAATATTTTAGTACGACAAATTTATTCTCATAATTGACGATGAATCTGATGCAAAACTCGCGCTAAAGTCCAATACTAAATTTGACGATAATCTAACAATTTTTAACGTTTTTTTATAGTGTTTTATTCTATTATAGAAAAAGCAAACACAAATTTAGAGCAAGAAAATGACTAACCTTTCTAGCTCATGTTTTCCTTCATCCTTCGTGTGAAAACGTTTATATGAATAAATTCTACAAGTTTCAAAAGTTTATCTCAAAGGAAAACCTTTTCATTTGTTTTGCactctaaaatattttcaactTTTCATCTCCTTTAAATCCAATCCACAAATGTCCCTTCAAAACTATCAACGACCCATATGTTTTTAGAAAACTGAAAGGATACGGTGTTTAATGCAACTCTCAATTCATTTATTGTCACTGCAGGTTAACAAAGCAAGTTCAGTTTGGGGACTTTATGCTTATATTAACCGAATCATAAcgcataaaatataaaaaagttcaAGCTACTTTATTAAAACTGTTAGGTCAAATTTAGAGGTTATGATATGTTCTGTACATTATGATCGAGCTATAATTCGGTCAAGCTTATGTTATAATTCGGTTAATACTTAATACAATTTGTTATGTTAAAAATTCATTCaaacgtataaaatatttttttctcgtTACTAGCATAATCGTAACTAATAAACGGTAACATTAAACACTTTTCGTTATAAAATGACAAACAGGTAaaataagaagataaaaaaaatagtccAACTTTTActcatttaaataattatatttttatatactaatTTGAATATTAAAGTGTCTTCTACAGATATTCATTCTCTTTGTTCTATAATAATTGAAGTATAACTCTTCTCAATTAAAAGCTTTTAAAACGATCATCACAAGGACGAACTATACCAATTAGTTTAAAGACAATTCCTTTTAGAACATGCTgcatattcaaaaattttaaagtccCTAAAAATCTCAATATTGGAcaccttttattcttttttactgCAATTCTTCAATAACTTAATCATTTAAgttttatcataaaatttattcAATAATTTGCGTAATACTTTTCTAGAAGGCCTATAAATCGtaataaaatttttggaaaacctATCTATCTCTTGTCACTCTTTCTTCAATAATAATTCCCCCGTATTATTTATCCATGATACGGATTGCGGGTGCTTTCCTTCGTTGGCATGCGAATATGTGGGACCTTCAAGGGAACACAAAATCACAAATTTTAAAGAGAGCCGGTACACCCCTTAACATATATGAACCACAACATAAATGACTACTTAATACTCACCCATGattgtaatttttgtttttaatatttgtttacCGTGGTATCTTTTAACtcaataaattaaagattaatttatcacaaattaaaattttatttaaatattttttattaattaataaattattacatgcacaaaataaaatttacatttacaatatttatttaaataaataagtaatttaattttttgactaACCAAGTTAGTTCTCGTAATTGTAATCCTAATTGTCTTTAATTAATGATAGAGGTGCGCATGGTCCGGTCTATTCGAAGACTTAGGGTCCGTTTGGATAGgtttataagtaattttttttttatttttaatttatgaaaatgtGTAGTATTAATGTCCGgtacaatttttaaaacaaaattgtaactttctaaaaagctattttggtgcttaaagAGAAGtgaaaaaaatgacttctctcatattACGTTCATATTACGTTCGTACTGTATTTATTGTCTTGTTTACTATTGTGTTTGTTCCTTAATGCTCCACGTTAGTGTGTTGAGCTccttttcttcaaaaaaaaaaaaaacttctctcataataaaaagctttttatcacttttctcttaaaataaatacttttagaactaaaaaactaaatacaaaataacttatttataagctacttttaatataagcatttattGTGTAAGCTATTTCTTCAAaagtaacttaattaagttgtttacccaAATTGGACCTTAATCTGGTCCCGAACATTTTagaggctaatttggtgtgatttcactaGGTTTAGGGTCGAATAAGAGTATCAAAAATAGATCTAGTCATTATTTCGAGTCAGGTCCGGTTCAAAGCGAACTCGGCTTCATCCGTCTCATGTGCACTCTAAGtgaactaaaaaatatttatatattttaaattagtttcaatatcatattatattaattataaatttattattttatttttaatcacacttgttgaattaaaaaatagatcaaaaaagcatcaaattagaatttatggacaaattcaagctccactataaatattaatttttcgataACAAATTtctttcttataaaaaaatacatcataaataaatattttttataaataattttttttttataaattattattaaagctTGAAAAACCCAATTTTCACCTTATTTGGATCCTGTATaattgtgataaaaaaaatttaaatttcatcaAATCTAGGATCggattaaaatctaaaaaatagacCCGTATATATTTAGAATCGAATCTAGATCAGAAATATGTATACGTTGGTTAAAGTGTGCTAGGTTGAGAagcatcaaataattaatatattgatattttggataaataattaattacgcACGATGATGCCTTTTCTTGGGTCCATAGATCGATTCGTGTTTTCCTTACACTTTTCCAATTTTCTCATCACATGAAGACATTTATGAATGAATTAAAGGGGTAGATGCAAAGTGGGGGTGGGTCTATAGCCatgacaattattttaaaatttatcttggAAGGGAAAGGACTTAATTTATAAGCATGTAACCAGGGTGGACttagataaaatattagaggaggtcaaaaatatttatataataaattaagactaaaataaaattttaaagagggGCTAAattgaaatttacatataatttacatgtaaaacaTTAAAATTAGGGGGACATTGCCCTCCTTTCCTACCACCTGGCTCCGCCCCTCCATGGAGcatttgaaattaaaacaaaattataaaaaaaaaaacccaaaaaggcTATTACCAATTATTAGGTAAGTAGTAATGAAATGATTAATATGGGGTTAAGCTGGTGTGTCGTAATCATCATGACTTCTAGAACATGATTAACACATAGTAACTAATTAAATACTATAATCCATTCCTATATAGGGTTTGCTTGGCATAATCTTTCGATTATAATAAATGATTATTGAGCTTTTCTAGTAACAATCTACTGTGAGAACTTGGTTCCGTGACTCTTCTCAATTCTCACTCTTAATTTAACAGTGAATACTTTCTAACGAatatatatgaatttttgtttcttAGGGGTTTTTTCCCCATTGAACTAACCTAATTACCTAACCTAATAAGATAGATCTATGAAAATCATGTATTGGAAAAGGAAATACTGACTAATGATAGTAGTTAGACATCTGAATCAATATATAGTGATTgatgaataattaaattataagtatacagtttttttttatataagtaaATATATTAAAGTTGGAAATTATTAGTAGTAGATGATATATTTTGGGAAAGGAGACAAAAGTCAAATACAATATTCCAAATTCATATGAGAATTATATAAATTacagtaaagtattgtttttgtctccaATATTTGAATTTAGTCTCAAAGTTATATGTTGctaatatttaaattatcttatttaaatatataaccttttaaaatcgtctcaatgttATCCTTTGTTAATAATTTGTTAATAGAATCAACGGTAAGACAATATTGagattattttaaaatgttagagacTTAAGTATAACGATTTAAATTTTAGGGacaactttaattttaagactTACGCCAAATATtaaggacaaaaacaatacttcaCTCTTGTTGGTCAAAGAATTTCGACCGACTGAATCAACAGGAATGTCGATTGAAGGGATAAGAATCGACACATACAGAAAGTTTCAATTTGCGTAGGCTTGTCAAAAAATGAGGTCAACAAGTTGCGTAGTGAATTATACAAATCACAATTACTTGGATTTGCATTTGACGGGAACAGTTATTTTTGAACTCCTTGAGGGTGACACTTAGCAATATAGAATTGGTCAGCTTGTTCTATAAACTAAGAAGGTTCAGTAGTGTCAAAGGGTTGAAATTCGTCTTTAAAAAACGCTCACGCACACTCACGTCTCAGCGATTTTCTGAGTCTGCTTCGAATTTCTTTTTTGTCATTCCTcatcttttcatttcttttaaaatttcttgtaatttttcttttctgcaatttacttttttttcttgcaagtttttcttctttattctttaaagttttgcattgttattataaatttaaaatcctTCGACTATGTTAGAGGCATTTTactattttctttaaatttaaagatattttctctattttttctaatttcaaattaaagTGATTCAATTTCAGTttactttgcaagtttttcttttttttacttgttcaaatataatttttagtgCAATTTTTGAAATTGGTATCCATAAAAAAgaagtaggtttcgctcccaaatCATAGATATCGAATCAATCCAGATTTATTAAAAATCTGCCTCTATAACACTACAAGAAAGTACTGGAATAACGACCGATTTTTGGCGACCGAAAAAATTGGTTGCTAATAGCGACCGATACAGAATTTCCAGGACCAAATCAATATTGGTCGCTAATAGCAACTGAATTAGCGACAGATAAGTTTTAAATACAACCAAAATAAAATCGGTCACTAAAATCAgtcgctatttttttatttagcgaCTGATTTAGTAACCAAAACAGAAATAATATCTTTGGAACTATTGGTCACAAAAGCGgtcgctattttttattttagctacCGATTTTGCAACTGATAGTGAAATAGGGTGGACAACTTTTTAGTTGCTAATTCAGTCGCTAAATTAATGGTCACTAAATTGGTTGCTAATTGTTAATTTAGCGACTGATTTTAGTTACTAACATAATCGATCACTAATAGCCACCGAATTAGCGACCGACTAGTTTTATACAAGTAGAATATAACTGGTCGCTAAAATCGgtcgttattttttaatttagcaaccgaattagcaaccaaaacaaaaGAAGGAATGTCTTTGGGACTCTTGGTCACAAAATCGgtgactattttttaatttagcaacCAATTTTGCAAACGATTTATAGGTAAATAGAATAACCTGGTTAGTTACTAATTCAGTCGCTAAAGTTATGGTCACTAAATCGGTTGCTAATTTTTAAATTAGCGaccaattttataaattaatcaatCACAAAAGCGGTcgctaagttaaaaaaaaaagatattatctAAATTACCCTCCCTAACCCTAAGTCACCCACACCATTCTCATCTCCTCTAATCAGATACCATCATCCTTCTTCTACGCGCGTTGTCGTCTTTTTGCCGCCGTCTTCTGCACGCGTCTCGCCGCCGTCTCCTGAGGTCCCGTCGGTGTCATCTTCTCCGGTCTCGGCGCCATCTCCTGAGGTCTCATCACTGTCTTCTTTCTCCCACGGAAATCGCCGCCTCACCTCCCGCCACCTCCACCCGTTCCGGCCAGGTTCACACATTCATccactactctctctctctctctttgacttttcaaattctttttctaaTTATCGATTTTTGTGTTTGCATTGAGGCCAGCTCACGGAGGAAGAAGCTCAGATTCTTTCAAAGAGGTAAAtgaaaattctctttctctcaaatcagatttgttttcaggttttttttctctgttttttattttttcgttctCTGATCTGATTCGCCTACTAGAAAATatgttttcttgtgttttcttcgATTCCCTTCGAATTGatcttttgtttcttcttttttctttcaaactttaGTGATTTTCTATTCttcaatcttttaattttatgattgtGTTTCAGTCTTTcatcctttattatttatttatttatttatttatttattttttattattattattattattattattattattattattattattattattattattattattattattattattccttgcGAATTTTGAAATGTGATCTATTTCTTTGGATTGTTTTGAAATATCTTTCTATTTTTGTATAAGAAGTTAAGCATTTTTTCCTATCTCTCTCTGGCATTGTTGTTTTATGTCAGTGTGCTTATactttttgtaacaccctaccatacagagtcttatgtttaagtcataaaatagaggtggcaaggtattacgacct is drawn from Arachis hypogaea cultivar Tifrunner chromosome 12, arahy.Tifrunner.gnm2.J5K5, whole genome shotgun sequence and contains these coding sequences:
- the LOC112729927 gene encoding uncharacterized protein produces the protein MIPMLLCGGFKPYGVILLCPIFFSLAHLNHFMEIYAKQNNRIKKDISASVVISSRKQQNVEEAAEKLRAKGIEVLTLVCHVSNNQQRKDLIQKTAQKIQSLFEEQQSHTAESTD